A window from Prochlorococcus marinus CUG1435 encodes these proteins:
- a CDS encoding leucine--tRNA ligase has translation MISPDQQYETDTNLYNPSEIEKKWQSIWTENNLYKTDESIENSDKFYALSMFPYPSGNLHMGHVRNYVITDLIARFQRFKGKSVLHPMGWDAFGLPAENAAIERGISPSVWTKKNISHMKSQLKLLGLSVDWDREFATCDEDYYVWTQYLFLELYKAGLVYQKESEVNWDPIDNTVLANEQVDSEGKSWRSGAVVEKKSLKQWFLRITNYADELLNDLEKLDNWPERVKIMQDNWIGKSTGTNINFNIITNPKEKITVFTTRPDTLFGVTYLAISVNHSLIKNISNQATLQDIEKLKQYLKKNKNNELDKIGIKTSLIAINPVNSEPIPIWVASYVLDEYGTGAVMGVPAHDLRDFEFAKKNNIDIKQVIVKDKSEQCMELDNAYVENGYLINSNQYNGLANTIAKLKIAEEGVNNRWAENKIQYRLRDWLISRQRYWGCPIPIVNCKKCGAVPLNQSDLPVSLPKDMEISANKINALGDNNNWINTTCPKCGILARKETDTMDTFMCSSWYFLRYPSSKCSTKPFEKNEINKWLPVDQYVGGVEHAILHLLYARFFTKALRDNELFDIDEPFKKLLTQGMVQAAAYKNNKTGKYVSPSDITDLSNPKDPIDNTKLEVLFEKMSKSKYNGIDPESVIKKYGADTARMFILFKAPPEKDLEWGDTDVEGQFRFLSRIWKLYINCAKDINSKFDSYPDKEKSLIKSMNIAIKEISNDILNNQFNTAISELMKFYNSLSNSINDVNNNLKIDALKTFCILLAPFAPHIAEEIWHLIGFEKSVHLEHWPSFNAEALKEDSYELVIQVNGKVRDKVNINNDMTEDQIKKLTFKRPNILKWTQDKEIRKIIIVKGKIMNIVV, from the coding sequence GTGATTTCTCCCGATCAACAATATGAGACTGATACCAATTTATATAATCCATCTGAAATAGAAAAAAAATGGCAGTCAATATGGACAGAAAACAATTTATACAAAACCGATGAATCAATTGAGAATAGCGATAAATTTTATGCCTTATCAATGTTTCCCTACCCTTCAGGTAATCTTCATATGGGACACGTTAGGAATTATGTTATTACAGACTTAATAGCTCGGTTCCAAAGGTTTAAGGGCAAATCTGTTTTACATCCAATGGGTTGGGACGCTTTTGGTTTGCCTGCTGAGAATGCAGCGATTGAAAGAGGAATTAGTCCAAGTGTCTGGACAAAAAAAAATATTTCTCATATGAAGTCACAGTTAAAGCTTTTGGGACTATCAGTTGATTGGGATAGAGAATTTGCGACTTGTGATGAAGATTACTATGTTTGGACACAATATCTATTTTTAGAGTTATACAAGGCAGGTCTTGTATATCAAAAGGAATCAGAGGTTAATTGGGATCCTATAGATAATACCGTCTTAGCGAATGAACAAGTTGACTCAGAGGGTAAATCCTGGAGATCTGGAGCAGTAGTTGAAAAAAAATCATTAAAGCAATGGTTTTTAAGGATTACCAATTATGCGGATGAATTATTGAATGATTTAGAAAAATTAGATAACTGGCCAGAAAGAGTAAAAATAATGCAAGATAATTGGATAGGAAAATCAACTGGTACAAATATTAATTTCAATATTATTACTAATCCAAAAGAGAAAATAACAGTATTCACAACAAGACCTGACACTTTATTTGGAGTTACTTATTTAGCAATTTCTGTTAATCATTCATTAATTAAAAATATTTCTAATCAGGCAACCTTACAAGATATAGAAAAACTTAAACAATATTTGAAAAAAAATAAAAACAATGAACTTGATAAAATTGGAATAAAAACCAGCTTAATAGCAATAAATCCAGTTAATTCTGAACCTATACCTATTTGGGTGGCTAGTTATGTTCTTGATGAATACGGAACAGGCGCTGTTATGGGTGTACCTGCTCATGATTTAAGGGATTTTGAGTTTGCTAAGAAAAACAATATAGATATTAAACAGGTAATAGTAAAGGATAAAAGTGAACAATGTATGGAGCTTGATAATGCTTATGTAGAAAATGGATATCTAATTAATTCAAATCAATATAATGGTTTAGCAAATACTATTGCTAAATTAAAAATTGCAGAGGAGGGAGTAAATAATAGATGGGCCGAAAATAAGATTCAATATCGTTTAAGAGATTGGTTAATATCTAGACAAAGATATTGGGGATGTCCAATACCCATCGTTAATTGCAAAAAATGTGGAGCTGTTCCTTTAAACCAATCGGATTTGCCAGTTTCATTACCAAAAGATATGGAAATCTCCGCTAACAAGATTAATGCTTTAGGTGATAATAATAATTGGATAAATACAACATGTCCAAAATGTGGAATATTGGCAAGAAAAGAAACTGATACTATGGACACTTTCATGTGTTCATCTTGGTATTTTTTAAGATACCCATCTTCAAAATGTTCGACTAAGCCATTTGAAAAGAATGAAATTAATAAGTGGTTGCCTGTAGATCAATATGTTGGAGGAGTAGAGCATGCAATATTGCATTTGTTATATGCAAGATTTTTCACTAAAGCTTTGCGAGATAATGAACTATTTGATATTGATGAACCTTTCAAAAAACTTTTAACGCAAGGAATGGTTCAGGCCGCAGCATATAAAAATAATAAAACTGGTAAATATGTTTCTCCTTCCGATATTACTGACTTGTCAAATCCTAAGGATCCAATTGACAATACTAAACTTGAAGTTCTTTTCGAGAAGATGTCTAAGTCTAAATATAATGGAATAGACCCTGAATCAGTTATAAAAAAATATGGAGCAGATACAGCAAGAATGTTTATATTATTTAAAGCACCACCAGAAAAAGATTTGGAATGGGGAGATACAGATGTTGAAGGACAATTTAGATTTTTAAGCAGGATTTGGAAACTTTATATAAATTGTGCAAAAGATATAAATAGTAAATTTGATTCCTATCCAGATAAAGAAAAAAGTTTAATAAAGTCAATGAATATTGCTATAAAGGAAATATCAAATGACATATTAAATAACCAATTTAATACTGCGATTTCAGAACTAATGAAGTTTTATAATTCATTATCAAATTCCATTAATGACGTAAACAATAATTTAAAAATTGATGCTTTAAAAACATTTTGTATTTTGTTGGCTCCATTTGCACCACATATTGCAGAAGAAATATGGCATCTTATAGGATTTGAAAAATCTGTACATTTAGAACACTGGCCTTCATTTAATGCCGAGGCACTAAAGGAAGATTCATATGAACTAGTAATACAAGTGAATGGAAAAGTTAGAGACAAAGTAAATATTAATAATGATATGACTGAAGATCAAATTAAAAAATTGACTTTTAAAAGACCTAACATATTAAAATGGACTCAAGATAAGGAAATAAGAAAAATAATAATTGTTAAAGGAAAAATTATGAATATTGTTGTTTAA
- a CDS encoding aminotransferase class V-fold PLP-dependent enzyme: MENNFIYFDNASTTPLSENVLNIINSTYRNYWYNPSSTYELGIKCSTYLEKIRSKIAYIFEADPEDIIFTSGSSESTNIVFNNIYENFKNGRVVISNVEHQATTICANKLRKQNWDICQWMVNNDGILNISNIEKILNNDTKLVSIIWGQSEIGTIQPVQFIGSKCEELNIMFHLDGTQILSNGIFSWKDLKCDFLSLSAHKFGGPKGIGILLTKEKSRQILKNKDISLTQEFSIRQGTQALPLIAGMYESLKNIKGKIKLYDYITEFPSSNINKLKNYFFHKIKDNNHIKITGSINHRLPNHISFLLLNKLFEPIMAYKIVNFMSENKIAISSGSACSSSSGKPSSTLKNIGLKDEELYSNIRVTLGSINNKSEIDKFLELIQICIDKF, encoded by the coding sequence ATGGAAAATAATTTTATCTATTTTGATAATGCATCCACAACTCCATTATCTGAGAATGTTTTAAATATAATTAATTCAACTTACAGGAATTATTGGTATAACCCTTCATCTACATATGAGCTAGGGATAAAATGTTCTACATATCTTGAAAAAATTAGATCTAAAATTGCTTATATATTTGAAGCAGATCCAGAGGATATAATTTTTACATCTGGTTCTTCAGAATCGACAAATATTGTATTTAATAATATTTATGAGAACTTTAAAAATGGTAGAGTTGTTATTTCAAATGTTGAACATCAAGCAACAACTATTTGTGCTAATAAACTAAGAAAACAAAATTGGGATATTTGCCAATGGATGGTAAATAATGATGGAATTTTAAATATTTCAAATATCGAAAAAATATTAAACAATGATACTAAGCTTGTATCAATTATTTGGGGACAAAGTGAAATTGGGACAATACAACCTGTCCAATTTATTGGTTCGAAATGTGAAGAATTAAATATAATGTTTCATTTAGATGGAACTCAAATATTAAGTAATGGAATATTCAGTTGGAAAGATCTTAAATGTGATTTTTTAAGTTTATCTGCTCATAAATTTGGAGGTCCAAAAGGGATCGGTATTCTTCTAACAAAAGAAAAGTCTAGACAAATTTTAAAAAATAAAGACATATCACTTACTCAGGAATTTTCAATTAGACAAGGTACACAAGCTTTGCCATTAATTGCTGGAATGTATGAATCATTAAAGAATATTAAAGGAAAAATAAAATTATATGATTACATAACTGAATTTCCTTCTAGTAATATTAATAAACTTAAAAATTATTTTTTTCATAAAATTAAAGATAATAATCATATAAAGATTACGGGTAGTATTAACCATAGACTTCCCAATCATATTTCGTTTCTACTATTAAATAAACTTTTTGAGCCTATAATGGCATATAAGATTGTTAATTTCATGTCAGAAAATAAAATAGCTATAAGTAGTGGAAGTGCTTGTTCAAGCTCATCTGGGAAACCTAGTTCAACACTTAAAAATATTGGTTTAAAAGATGAAGAATTATATTCAAATATTCGTGTTACTTTAGGTTCAATAAACAATAAGTCAGAAATAGATAAATTTTTAGAACTTATTCAAATATGTATTGACAAATTTTAA
- a CDS encoding diaminopimelate epimerase, translated as MKNITFEKYQGNGNDFVVIDSRGNDLYKNYKTNKIFDIKQICNRQFGIGADGVIFIEEPNDDNYAKMIIYNSDGSEAQMCGNGIRCLVEYLHVNDSMNNKNIEYKIETKAGLKIAKYINDEITVKMGVPILECQNIPTTIEKKINSIPSHEFIEKDFNNMGYAVGMGNPHLIFFLKDIESIVLSRLGPIFEKNELFPEKTNVHFCQILNRDNIKVKVWERGAGPTLACGTGACAIHVAAYKLGLCNSQTIVTLPGGNLKIDWSKDDCEVMMTGNAKKVFSGSMIVN; from the coding sequence ATGAAAAATATAACTTTTGAAAAATATCAAGGTAACGGAAATGATTTCGTAGTAATTGATTCTAGAGGAAATGATTTATATAAAAATTACAAGACAAATAAAATATTTGATATAAAACAAATTTGCAACAGGCAATTTGGTATTGGAGCAGACGGTGTGATTTTTATAGAAGAACCTAATGATGATAATTATGCAAAAATGATAATTTATAATTCTGATGGTTCTGAAGCACAAATGTGTGGAAACGGCATAAGGTGTTTAGTTGAGTATCTCCACGTAAATGATTCAATGAATAATAAAAATATAGAATATAAAATTGAGACTAAAGCAGGTTTAAAAATTGCAAAATATATAAATGATGAAATTACAGTAAAAATGGGAGTTCCAATTTTAGAATGTCAAAATATTCCAACAACAATTGAAAAAAAAATAAATTCAATTCCTTCACACGAATTTATTGAGAAAGATTTTAATAATATGGGTTATGCCGTAGGAATGGGAAATCCTCATTTAATATTCTTTTTAAAAGACATAGAGTCAATTGTTCTTTCAAGACTTGGTCCTATATTTGAAAAAAATGAATTATTTCCTGAAAAAACTAATGTGCATTTTTGTCAAATTTTAAATAGAGATAATATTAAAGTAAAAGTATGGGAAAGGGGGGCAGGACCAACCTTAGCTTGTGGAACAGGTGCATGTGCTATCCATGTAGCAGCTTATAAATTAGGCCTTTGTAATTCACAAACCATAGTAACTTTACCAGGAGGTAATCTTAAAATTGATTGGTCAAAAGACGATTGTGAAGTCATGATGACCGGTAATGCTAAAAAGGTTTTCTCAGGATCAATGATAGTAAATTAA
- a CDS encoding DUF1995 family protein, with protein sequence METNYRLPKDLNESLKNMEDAIVPSLLDSNKRFTIEFNFEGLKFNRIGITIYKVLSKNNNVFITFADQGAVALAQRDYPDIKDKIFTFKSFYESNNINNIDSVMISILPQPYDFDSFEPMSDNYQGTHYSLNPKFEDANIGIGSVIRDRRKNFVKTWKNIYFLQPLNKAALMHIYPNNWLLFKEENKRYYFKKEFEIKPDNESIFVNL encoded by the coding sequence ATGGAAACTAATTACAGACTACCTAAAGATTTGAATGAATCTCTTAAGAATATGGAGGATGCAATTGTTCCAAGTTTATTAGATTCAAACAAAAGATTTACTATAGAATTTAATTTTGAAGGATTGAAGTTTAACAGGATTGGAATAACTATCTACAAAGTATTATCTAAAAATAATAATGTATTCATAACATTTGCTGATCAAGGTGCTGTTGCTTTGGCTCAAAGAGACTATCCAGATATCAAAGATAAAATCTTTACTTTTAAATCATTTTATGAATCTAATAATATAAATAATATTGATAGTGTAATGATATCGATACTACCTCAGCCATATGATTTCGATTCATTTGAACCAATGTCTGATAATTATCAAGGTACGCATTATTCATTAAATCCAAAATTTGAAGATGCCAATATTGGTATAGGAAGTGTTATTAGAGATCGACGTAAAAACTTTGTCAAAACATGGAAAAATATTTATTTTCTTCAGCCTTTAAATAAAGCTGCTCTTATGCATATTTATCCAAATAACTGGTTGCTTTTCAAAGAAGAAAATAAAAGATATTACTTTAAAAAAGAATTTGAAATTAAACCCGATAATGAATCTATTTTTGTAAATTTATAG